A window from Oxyura jamaicensis isolate SHBP4307 breed ruddy duck chromosome 3 unlocalized genomic scaffold, BPBGC_Ojam_1.0 oxy3_random_OJ70957, whole genome shotgun sequence encodes these proteins:
- the SCARA3 gene encoding scavenger receptor class A member 3, whose product EKTSGNCSLCRETAELGQELSRLQGELEEIQKMLLAQEILLDRTSRAHQLLTSSGQELSAEVAGCSAAIGQVNRSVGRLAERAGGWRAEAAGLRGSLRALAQERLEARAAVQQLNATLGQSSEWIRAVQRKADEETLTLQKMVAEWQNHTRLLGGLRAAAAETGEAVKGLQSSVGAAARQVGQNSESMHELVLQVMGLQLQLDNVSSSLDDHEENVSDLRYHGQYAQNRTAERFEALEGRMASHEVEIGTIVANVNATDSHVHSMLRYLDDVRLSCTLGFHAQAEELYYLNKSLGQAQGATDRLRERFGLLSARLDFDIRNLSMVMEEMKVVDVRHGEMLRNITVVRGVPGPPGPRGLKGDVGTKGPAGSKGEKGDAGSLGTPGPPGSPGPPGPPGPQGERGPLGVKGFPGLKGTKGSFGLSGSEGQTGPKGDLGPPGPDGGPGPVGPPGPQGKPGLPGNPGAAGRIGPTGPKGDPGSRGPPGPPGPPGPPGP is encoded by the exons ATGAGAAGACCTCGGGGAACTGCTCGCTGTGCCGTGAGACGGCCGAGCTGGGCCAGGAGCTCTCCAGGCTGCAGGGCGAGCTGGAGGAGATCCAGAAGATGCTCCTGGCGCAGGAAATCCTCCTGGACCGCACGTCCCGCGCCCACCAGCTGCTCACGTCCTCGGGCCAGGAGCTGAGCGCCGAGGTGGCCGGCTGCTCGGCGGCCATCGGGCAGGTCAACCGGAGCGTGGGGCGGCTGGCGGAGcgggccgggggctggcgggccgaggcggcggggctgcggggctcgcTGCGGGCGCTGGCGCAGGAGCGGCTGGAGGCGCGGGCGGCCGTGCAGCAGCTGAACGCGACGCTGGGGCAGAGCTCCGAGTGGATCCGCGCCGTCCAGAGGAAGGCGGACGAGGAGACGCTGACGCTGCAGAAGATGGTGGCCGAGTGGCAGAACCACACGCGGctcctgggggggctgcgggcggccgcCGCCGAGACCGGCGAGGCGGTGAAGGGTCTGCAGAGCAGCGTGGGCGCCGCGGccaggcaggtggggcagaaCTCGGAGAGCATGCACgagctggtgctgcaggtgatggggctgcagctgcagctcgaCAATGTCTCGTCCTCCCTGGACGACCACGAGGAGAACGTGAGCGACCTGCGCTACCACGGGCAGTACGCGCAGAACCGCACGGCCGAGCGCTTCGAGGCGCTGGAAGGGCGCATGGCGTCCCACGAGGTGGAGATCGGCACCATCGTGGCCAACGTCAACGCCACCGACAGCCACGTGCACAGCATGCTGCGCTACCTGGACGACGTGCGGCTCTCCTGCACGCTGGGCTTCCACGCCCAGGCCGAGGAGCTCTACTACCTCAACAAGTCCCTCGGCCAGGCCCAGGGTGCCACCGACCGGCTGCGGGAACGCTTCGGCCTGCTCAGCGCCCGGCTGGACTTCGACATCCGCAACCTGTCCATGGTCATGGAGGAGATGAAGGTGGTGGACGTCCGGCACGGGGAGATGCTGAGGAACATCACCGTCGTACGAG GTGTGCCGGGCCCCCCGGGCCCCCGCGGCCTCAAGGGCGACGTGGGCACCAAGGGTCCCGCGGGAAGCAAAGGAGAGAAGGGCGACGCGGGCAGCCTGGGCACACCGggcccccccggctcccccggccccccgggaccccccggTCCCCAGGGGGAAAGGGGACCCCTGGGGGTGAAGGGTTTCCCCGGCCTCAAGGGCACCAAGGGCAGCTTTGGGCTGTCCGGCTCCGAGGGACAGACGGGGCCCAAGGGAGACCTGGGCCCCCCAGGGCCGGacggggggccggggccggtgGGACCCCCGGGTCCTCAGGGAAAACCGGGGCTCCCCGGGAAccccggggctgcgggacgGATCGGCCCCACGGGACCCAAGGGAGACCCCGGTTCGCGGGGCCCCCCGGGACCACCGggtccccccggcccccccggcccaTGA